In Planktothrix serta PCC 8927, the following are encoded in one genomic region:
- a CDS encoding helix-turn-helix domain-containing protein, whose protein sequence is MSKLDKILGLEIQRRRTDKGWSQEYLAEMTGLHRTYISQLERGLKSPSIRVLSHITKALNITMSEFLLSVEESLRAE, encoded by the coding sequence ATGAGTAAATTAGACAAAATTTTAGGCTTAGAGATCCAACGTCGTCGTACAGACAAAGGTTGGTCTCAAGAATACCTGGCAGAAATGACAGGTTTGCACAGGACTTATATCAGTCAGTTAGAACGAGGGCTAAAAAGCCCATCCATTAGAGTTTTGAGCCATATTACTAAGGCTTTAAATATAACAATGAGTGAATTTTTATTGTCTGTAGAGGAGTCTCTTCGTGCTGAATGA